The following proteins come from a genomic window of Rhinoraja longicauda isolate Sanriku21f chromosome 4, sRhiLon1.1, whole genome shotgun sequence:
- the gdap1 gene encoding ganglioside-induced differentiation-associated protein 1 isoform X1 has product MADLQRHHAGEGDSSRDADERSHASKEEGGRDAGERSQKQVAAKCENTRIKLVLYHWSQSFCSQKVRLVIAEKGLKCEEYDVNLPLSEHNEPWFMRLNPAGEVPVLIHGDNIICESTQIIDYLENKFEDANIPKLMPEEGSLYFPRVQHYRELLDSLPMDAYTHGCILHPELTLDSMIPAYATTRIRSQIANTESELKKLAQEHPELSEAYLTKQKQIKSKIRDHDNLNYLKKILSELENVLDQVETELQRRVEETPEEGHQPWLCGESFTLADVSLSVTLHRLKFLGLARKYWGNGKRPNLESYYERVLQQRTFRKVLGNVNNILISAVLPTAFRVAKKRAPSFLGASFIVSLLGGIGYLAFLFLKKRLS; this is encoded by the exons ATGGCGGATCTGCAGAGGCACCATGCCGGAGAAGGAGACAGCAGCAGGGATGCTGACGAGCGGAGCCACGCCAGTAAGGAAGAAGGCGGCAGGGATGCTGGGGAGCGGAGCCAGAAGCAGGTCGCCGCGAAATGCGAGAATACTCGCATCAAACTGGTCCTGTACCACTGGTCGCAGTCTTTCTGCTCGCAGAAA GTTCGTTTGGTTATTGCTGAAAAAGGCCTAAAATGCGAGGAGTATGATGTCAACCTACCATTAAGTGAGCACAACGAACCCTGGTTTATGCGCTTGAATCCAGCAGGAGAGGTACCTGTCTTAATACACGGAGACAACATTATCTGTGAATCCACTCAGATCATTGATTACCTGGAGAACAAATTTGAAGATG CTAACATCCCCAAATTGATGCCAGAAGAAGGAAGTTTGTACTTTCCAAGAGTACAACATTACAGAGAATTGTTAGATTCTCTCCCTATGGATGCCTACACGCATGGTTgtattcttcacccagagttaaCTCTGGATTCTATGATTCCTGCATATGCAACCACTCGAATTCGCA GCCAAATTGCAAACACAGAATCTGAATTAAAGAAGCTTGCTCAGGAACACCCAGAACTGAGTGAAGCATatttaacaaaacaaaaacaaatcaag TCTAAAATACGGGATCATGATAATCTAAACTACCTGAAAAAAATATTAAGTGAGCTGGAAAATGTTCTGGACCAGGTGGAGACGGAGTTGCAGAGAAGGGTCGAGGAGACGCCAG AAGAAGGACATCAGCCATGGCTCTGTGGCGAGTCTTTTACACTTGCAGATGTATCACTCAGTGTAACATTACATCGCCTGAAATTCCTTGGACTTGCCAGAAAATATTGGGGAAATGGAAAACGACCAAATTTAGAATCGTACTATGAACGTGTGCTGCAACAAAGGACTTTTCGAAAGGTCTTGGGAAATGTGAACAACATTTTAATATCAGCAGTACTGCCTACTGCGTTTCGAGTTGCTAAAAAACGTGCTCCTTCTTTTCTGGGAGCTAGTTTTATAGTAAGTCTGCTGGGAGGAATAGGTTATTTAGCTTTCTTGTTCCTAAAAAAAAGATTATCATAG
- the gdap1 gene encoding ganglioside-induced differentiation-associated protein 1 isoform X2: protein MPEKETAAGMLTSGATPVRLVIAEKGLKCEEYDVNLPLSEHNEPWFMRLNPAGEVPVLIHGDNIICESTQIIDYLENKFEDANIPKLMPEEGSLYFPRVQHYRELLDSLPMDAYTHGCILHPELTLDSMIPAYATTRIRSQIANTESELKKLAQEHPELSEAYLTKQKQIKSKIRDHDNLNYLKKILSELENVLDQVETELQRRVEETPEEGHQPWLCGESFTLADVSLSVTLHRLKFLGLARKYWGNGKRPNLESYYERVLQQRTFRKVLGNVNNILISAVLPTAFRVAKKRAPSFLGASFIVSLLGGIGYLAFLFLKKRLS, encoded by the exons ATGCCGGAGAAGGAGACAGCAGCAGGGATGCTGACGAGCGGAGCCACGCCA GTTCGTTTGGTTATTGCTGAAAAAGGCCTAAAATGCGAGGAGTATGATGTCAACCTACCATTAAGTGAGCACAACGAACCCTGGTTTATGCGCTTGAATCCAGCAGGAGAGGTACCTGTCTTAATACACGGAGACAACATTATCTGTGAATCCACTCAGATCATTGATTACCTGGAGAACAAATTTGAAGATG CTAACATCCCCAAATTGATGCCAGAAGAAGGAAGTTTGTACTTTCCAAGAGTACAACATTACAGAGAATTGTTAGATTCTCTCCCTATGGATGCCTACACGCATGGTTgtattcttcacccagagttaaCTCTGGATTCTATGATTCCTGCATATGCAACCACTCGAATTCGCA GCCAAATTGCAAACACAGAATCTGAATTAAAGAAGCTTGCTCAGGAACACCCAGAACTGAGTGAAGCATatttaacaaaacaaaaacaaatcaag TCTAAAATACGGGATCATGATAATCTAAACTACCTGAAAAAAATATTAAGTGAGCTGGAAAATGTTCTGGACCAGGTGGAGACGGAGTTGCAGAGAAGGGTCGAGGAGACGCCAG AAGAAGGACATCAGCCATGGCTCTGTGGCGAGTCTTTTACACTTGCAGATGTATCACTCAGTGTAACATTACATCGCCTGAAATTCCTTGGACTTGCCAGAAAATATTGGGGAAATGGAAAACGACCAAATTTAGAATCGTACTATGAACGTGTGCTGCAACAAAGGACTTTTCGAAAGGTCTTGGGAAATGTGAACAACATTTTAATATCAGCAGTACTGCCTACTGCGTTTCGAGTTGCTAAAAAACGTGCTCCTTCTTTTCTGGGAGCTAGTTTTATAGTAAGTCTGCTGGGAGGAATAGGTTATTTAGCTTTCTTGTTCCTAAAAAAAAGATTATCATAG
- the gdap1 gene encoding ganglioside-induced differentiation-associated protein 1 isoform X4, whose translation MREYSHQTGPVPLVAVFLLAETNIPKLMPEEGSLYFPRVQHYRELLDSLPMDAYTHGCILHPELTLDSMIPAYATTRIRSQIANTESELKKLAQEHPELSEAYLTKQKQIKSKIRDHDNLNYLKKILSELENVLDQVETELQRRVEETPEEGHQPWLCGESFTLADVSLSVTLHRLKFLGLARKYWGNGKRPNLESYYERVLQQRTFRKVLGNVNNILISAVLPTAFRVAKKRAPSFLGASFIVSLLGGIGYLAFLFLKKRLS comes from the exons ATGCGAGAATACTCGCATCAAACTGGTCCTGTACCACTGGTCGCAGTCTTTCTGCTCGCAGAAA CTAACATCCCCAAATTGATGCCAGAAGAAGGAAGTTTGTACTTTCCAAGAGTACAACATTACAGAGAATTGTTAGATTCTCTCCCTATGGATGCCTACACGCATGGTTgtattcttcacccagagttaaCTCTGGATTCTATGATTCCTGCATATGCAACCACTCGAATTCGCA GCCAAATTGCAAACACAGAATCTGAATTAAAGAAGCTTGCTCAGGAACACCCAGAACTGAGTGAAGCATatttaacaaaacaaaaacaaatcaag TCTAAAATACGGGATCATGATAATCTAAACTACCTGAAAAAAATATTAAGTGAGCTGGAAAATGTTCTGGACCAGGTGGAGACGGAGTTGCAGAGAAGGGTCGAGGAGACGCCAG AAGAAGGACATCAGCCATGGCTCTGTGGCGAGTCTTTTACACTTGCAGATGTATCACTCAGTGTAACATTACATCGCCTGAAATTCCTTGGACTTGCCAGAAAATATTGGGGAAATGGAAAACGACCAAATTTAGAATCGTACTATGAACGTGTGCTGCAACAAAGGACTTTTCGAAAGGTCTTGGGAAATGTGAACAACATTTTAATATCAGCAGTACTGCCTACTGCGTTTCGAGTTGCTAAAAAACGTGCTCCTTCTTTTCTGGGAGCTAGTTTTATAGTAAGTCTGCTGGGAGGAATAGGTTATTTAGCTTTCTTGTTCCTAAAAAAAAGATTATCATAG
- the gdap1 gene encoding ganglioside-induced differentiation-associated protein 1 isoform X5 has translation MPEEGSLYFPRVQHYRELLDSLPMDAYTHGCILHPELTLDSMIPAYATTRIRSQIANTESELKKLAQEHPELSEAYLTKQKQIKSKIRDHDNLNYLKKILSELENVLDQVETELQRRVEETPEEGHQPWLCGESFTLADVSLSVTLHRLKFLGLARKYWGNGKRPNLESYYERVLQQRTFRKVLGNVNNILISAVLPTAFRVAKKRAPSFLGASFIVSLLGGIGYLAFLFLKKRLS, from the exons ATGCCAGAAGAAGGAAGTTTGTACTTTCCAAGAGTACAACATTACAGAGAATTGTTAGATTCTCTCCCTATGGATGCCTACACGCATGGTTgtattcttcacccagagttaaCTCTGGATTCTATGATTCCTGCATATGCAACCACTCGAATTCGCA GCCAAATTGCAAACACAGAATCTGAATTAAAGAAGCTTGCTCAGGAACACCCAGAACTGAGTGAAGCATatttaacaaaacaaaaacaaatcaag TCTAAAATACGGGATCATGATAATCTAAACTACCTGAAAAAAATATTAAGTGAGCTGGAAAATGTTCTGGACCAGGTGGAGACGGAGTTGCAGAGAAGGGTCGAGGAGACGCCAG AAGAAGGACATCAGCCATGGCTCTGTGGCGAGTCTTTTACACTTGCAGATGTATCACTCAGTGTAACATTACATCGCCTGAAATTCCTTGGACTTGCCAGAAAATATTGGGGAAATGGAAAACGACCAAATTTAGAATCGTACTATGAACGTGTGCTGCAACAAAGGACTTTTCGAAAGGTCTTGGGAAATGTGAACAACATTTTAATATCAGCAGTACTGCCTACTGCGTTTCGAGTTGCTAAAAAACGTGCTCCTTCTTTTCTGGGAGCTAGTTTTATAGTAAGTCTGCTGGGAGGAATAGGTTATTTAGCTTTCTTGTTCCTAAAAAAAAGATTATCATAG
- the gdap1 gene encoding ganglioside-induced differentiation-associated protein 1 isoform X3, translating into MLVTYQVRLVIAEKGLKCEEYDVNLPLSEHNEPWFMRLNPAGEVPVLIHGDNIICESTQIIDYLENKFEDANIPKLMPEEGSLYFPRVQHYRELLDSLPMDAYTHGCILHPELTLDSMIPAYATTRIRSQIANTESELKKLAQEHPELSEAYLTKQKQIKSKIRDHDNLNYLKKILSELENVLDQVETELQRRVEETPEEGHQPWLCGESFTLADVSLSVTLHRLKFLGLARKYWGNGKRPNLESYYERVLQQRTFRKVLGNVNNILISAVLPTAFRVAKKRAPSFLGASFIVSLLGGIGYLAFLFLKKRLS; encoded by the exons GTTCGTTTGGTTATTGCTGAAAAAGGCCTAAAATGCGAGGAGTATGATGTCAACCTACCATTAAGTGAGCACAACGAACCCTGGTTTATGCGCTTGAATCCAGCAGGAGAGGTACCTGTCTTAATACACGGAGACAACATTATCTGTGAATCCACTCAGATCATTGATTACCTGGAGAACAAATTTGAAGATG CTAACATCCCCAAATTGATGCCAGAAGAAGGAAGTTTGTACTTTCCAAGAGTACAACATTACAGAGAATTGTTAGATTCTCTCCCTATGGATGCCTACACGCATGGTTgtattcttcacccagagttaaCTCTGGATTCTATGATTCCTGCATATGCAACCACTCGAATTCGCA GCCAAATTGCAAACACAGAATCTGAATTAAAGAAGCTTGCTCAGGAACACCCAGAACTGAGTGAAGCATatttaacaaaacaaaaacaaatcaag TCTAAAATACGGGATCATGATAATCTAAACTACCTGAAAAAAATATTAAGTGAGCTGGAAAATGTTCTGGACCAGGTGGAGACGGAGTTGCAGAGAAGGGTCGAGGAGACGCCAG AAGAAGGACATCAGCCATGGCTCTGTGGCGAGTCTTTTACACTTGCAGATGTATCACTCAGTGTAACATTACATCGCCTGAAATTCCTTGGACTTGCCAGAAAATATTGGGGAAATGGAAAACGACCAAATTTAGAATCGTACTATGAACGTGTGCTGCAACAAAGGACTTTTCGAAAGGTCTTGGGAAATGTGAACAACATTTTAATATCAGCAGTACTGCCTACTGCGTTTCGAGTTGCTAAAAAACGTGCTCCTTCTTTTCTGGGAGCTAGTTTTATAGTAAGTCTGCTGGGAGGAATAGGTTATTTAGCTTTCTTGTTCCTAAAAAAAAGATTATCATAG